TGCGCTCGCCAAGGCCTACGAGAACAATTCCGAGTTGAACGCGGCGCGAGCAGGTGTTCGCATTCAGGATGAGAGTGTGGCCCTTGCGAAATCGGGCTATCGTCCGCGTGTGCAGGGAACAGCCGGAATCACCAATTCCTGGAGTGACAGTTCGGGGCGCGGAATCACGAGCTCGAGCTTCGGGATTGAAATAAACCAGTCCATTTTCGACGGTTTCCAGACGCGCAATAACGTGCGCGCCGCTCGTTCGGGTGTGCTGGCCGAGCGGGAGAATTTGCGCAACACGGAACAGAATGTCCTGTTCGACACGGCGCAGGCCTATATGGATGTCGTCCAGAATCGGCGAATTGCCGAGTTCAGGCAGCGCAACCTGGCATTTCTCGAGGAGCAGGTACGTGCCGCCCAGGCTCGTTTCGAGGTCGGCGAGGGTACACGAACCGATGTCGAGCAAGCCAAGGCCAGCCGCGCGGCTGCGGTGGCGCAGTTGCAGGCGGCGCGCGCGGCCGCGCTTTCGAGCGCCGCGGTCTACCGCCAGCTTACCGGCTCGGAGCCTGGCAATCTGGAGCCGGCAAGCGCGTTGACGCGTGGTATGCCGCGGTCACTTGAAGAGGCGCAGAAGATCGCGTTCGCCGAGCATCCGGCAATTCGACTTCGCAATCACCTCGTCGATTCGGGTCTATTCAGCGTGAAAGCGGCTGAGGGCGCCTTCATGCCGCAGGTCGGATTGTCGGCGTCGGTTTCCCGTTCCCATTCTAGCTATTCTTCTAGCGTGGGGGGCGAATTCACGAACGATAGTGCCAGCA
This portion of the Oricola thermophila genome encodes:
- a CDS encoding TolC family outer membrane protein is translated as MRKPILALALAVTVSLSSQVANAENIFGALAKAYENNSELNAARAGVRIQDESVALAKSGYRPRVQGTAGITNSWSDSSGRGITSSSFGIEINQSIFDGFQTRNNVRAARSGVLAERENLRNTEQNVLFDTAQAYMDVVQNRRIAEFRQRNLAFLEEQVRAAQARFEVGEGTRTDVEQAKASRAAAVAQLQAARAAALSSAAVYRQLTGSEPGNLEPASALTRGMPRSLEEAQKIAFAEHPAIRLRNHLVDSGLFSVKAAEGAFMPQVGLSASVSRSHSSYSSSVGGEFTNDSASIGAQVTVPIYQGGQYSATVRQKKEQLGQARINMDVARDQVRAAVASAWTQLQASQAAVAANRETLAAARLALDGVIQERDVGQRTTLDVLNAQADVLSAQIALVQAERDVVVSSYALRSAMGRLTAERLGLKVALHDPKEHYEAVADKWYGLRTPDGR